A single Paraburkholderia sp. FT54 DNA region contains:
- a CDS encoding indolepyruvate ferredoxin oxidoreductase family protein, translating into MTARLPIDGTPALADYKLSDNLTATRGRIFLTGTQALVRLVLMQRAADKARGMNTAGFISGYRGSPLGMVDQQLWKAQKLLTASDIRFLPAINEELGGTAVLGTQRVESDPERTVEGVFAMWYGKGPGVDRAGDALKHGNAYGSSPHGGVLVVAGDDHGCVSSSMPHQSDFAMMAWHMPVVNPSNIADMLEFGLYGWELSRFSGAWVGYKAISETVESGSTVDLDAVRTDWTMPQAFEAPAGGLHNRWPDLPSLTIESRLHAKLDAVRHFARANSIDKWIAPSPHANVGIVTCGKAHLDLMETLRRLDLTVADLEAAGVRIYKVGLSFPLEMTRIDAFVSGLSEVLVIEEKGPVIEQQIKDYLYNRTQGTRPIVVGKHAEDGTLLLSSLGELRPSRILPVFANWLAKHKPALDRRERVVDLVAPQILSNAADSVKRTPYFCSGCPHNTSTKVPEGSIAHAGIGCHFMASWMERDTTGLIQMGGEGVDWASHSMFTKTRHVFQNLGDGTYFHSGILAIRQAVAAKATITYKILYNDAVAMTGGQPVDGSISVPQIARQVEAEGVSRFVVVSDEPEKYDGHHDQFPKGTTFHHRSEMDTVQRQLRDTDGVTVLIYDQTCAAEKRRRRKKGEFPDPDKRLFINEEVCEGCGDCGVQSNCLSVEPVETALGRKRRIDQSSCNKDYSCVNGFCPSFVTVEGGKLKKAAGAAFDPQALATRVDALPIPATHLDAAPYDILVTGVGGTGVVTVGALISMAAHLEGKSASVLDFMGFAQKGGSVLSFVRFAARDEWLNQVRIDTQQADVLLACDMVVGASADALQTVRHGRTRIVVNTHAIPNATFVSNPDATLHADALIDKMRHAAGPERMSTCDAQALATRFLGDTIGANILMLGYAWQLGLVPVSFGAMMRAIELNNVAVQMNQLAFSIGRLAAEDPAALEALWQARHLAKQSVRVDTLDELIAYREGRLQTYGGASYVKRYRALVDAARRAETAVDAKSERVTRAVATTFYRLLAVKDEYEVARLHTDAAFREALEAQFEGVAGKDFGIKFNLAPPTLTRPQPGKNPTKKTFGQWMWPVLGTLAKFSSLRGTMLDPFGRTLERKMERELAGDYETTLQRALAKLDAGNLEDVAKLADLHARVRGYGHVKLANLAGVKRGERDLAARLQIEAATGESVRKSLEEVKGAGQLRGIPVVVAK; encoded by the coding sequence ATGACCGCTCGCCTGCCCATCGACGGCACGCCCGCACTGGCCGATTACAAGCTTTCCGACAACCTCACCGCGACGCGCGGCCGGATCTTCCTGACCGGCACGCAGGCGCTGGTGCGTCTCGTGCTCATGCAGCGCGCCGCCGACAAGGCGCGCGGCATGAACACCGCCGGTTTCATCAGCGGCTATCGCGGCTCGCCGCTCGGCATGGTCGATCAGCAGTTGTGGAAAGCGCAAAAATTGCTCACGGCGAGTGATATTCGCTTCTTGCCCGCTATCAACGAAGAACTCGGCGGCACTGCGGTGCTCGGCACGCAGCGGGTGGAATCGGACCCGGAGCGCACCGTCGAAGGCGTGTTCGCGATGTGGTACGGCAAAGGTCCGGGCGTGGACCGCGCCGGCGACGCGCTGAAGCACGGCAACGCCTACGGTTCGTCGCCTCACGGCGGCGTGCTGGTGGTGGCCGGTGACGACCATGGCTGCGTGTCGTCGTCGATGCCGCATCAGAGCGACTTCGCGATGATGGCGTGGCACATGCCGGTCGTGAATCCGTCGAACATCGCCGACATGCTCGAGTTCGGCTTGTACGGCTGGGAGTTGTCGCGCTTCTCGGGCGCGTGGGTCGGCTACAAGGCGATCTCCGAAACGGTCGAATCCGGCTCGACGGTCGACCTCGACGCCGTGCGCACCGACTGGACCATGCCGCAGGCTTTCGAAGCGCCGGCGGGCGGCCTGCACAATCGCTGGCCCGATCTGCCGAGCCTGACGATCGAATCGCGGCTGCACGCGAAACTCGACGCGGTGCGCCACTTCGCGCGCGCGAACAGCATCGACAAATGGATCGCGCCGAGCCCGCATGCGAACGTGGGGATCGTGACCTGCGGCAAGGCGCATCTGGACCTGATGGAAACGCTGCGCCGCCTCGATCTGACGGTCGCCGATCTGGAAGCGGCCGGCGTGCGCATCTACAAGGTCGGCCTGTCGTTTCCGCTGGAGATGACGCGGATCGACGCGTTCGTCTCCGGCTTGTCCGAAGTGCTGGTGATCGAGGAGAAAGGCCCGGTCATCGAACAGCAGATCAAAGATTATCTTTACAACCGCACGCAAGGCACGCGGCCGATCGTGGTCGGCAAGCATGCCGAAGACGGCACGCTGCTGCTGTCGTCGCTCGGTGAATTGCGGCCGTCGCGCATTCTGCCGGTGTTCGCCAACTGGCTCGCGAAGCACAAGCCCGCGCTCGATCGCCGCGAACGCGTGGTCGATCTGGTCGCGCCGCAAATTCTCTCGAACGCCGCGGACAGCGTGAAGCGCACGCCGTACTTCTGCTCGGGTTGTCCGCACAACACGTCGACCAAAGTGCCGGAAGGATCGATCGCGCATGCGGGCATCGGCTGTCACTTCATGGCGTCGTGGATGGAGCGCGACACGACCGGTCTCATCCAGATGGGTGGTGAAGGCGTGGACTGGGCGTCGCATTCGATGTTCACGAAAACGCGTCACGTGTTCCAGAATCTCGGCGACGGCACCTACTTTCACTCCGGCATTCTGGCGATCCGCCAGGCCGTGGCCGCGAAGGCCACCATCACGTACAAGATTCTCTATAACGACGCCGTCGCGATGACGGGCGGCCAGCCGGTGGACGGCAGCATCTCGGTGCCGCAGATCGCGCGTCAGGTGGAAGCCGAAGGCGTGTCGCGCTTCGTCGTGGTCAGCGACGAGCCGGAGAAATACGACGGCCATCACGACCAGTTCCCGAAGGGCACCACCTTTCACCATCGCAGCGAGATGGACACCGTACAGCGCCAATTGCGCGACACCGACGGCGTCACCGTGCTGATCTACGACCAGACTTGTGCGGCGGAAAAACGCCGGCGCCGGAAAAAAGGCGAATTCCCCGATCCGGACAAGCGTCTTTTTATCAACGAGGAAGTGTGCGAAGGTTGTGGCGATTGTGGTGTGCAGTCGAATTGCCTGTCGGTGGAACCGGTTGAAACGGCGTTGGGCCGCAAACGCCGTATCGATCAATCGTCGTGCAACAAAGACTACTCGTGCGTGAATGGCTTCTGCCCGAGCTTCGTCACGGTGGAAGGCGGCAAGCTGAAGAAGGCCGCGGGCGCCGCCTTCGATCCGCAAGCGCTGGCCACGCGCGTGGACGCGTTGCCGATTCCCGCCACGCATCTCGACGCCGCGCCGTACGACATCCTGGTGACGGGCGTAGGCGGCACCGGCGTCGTGACGGTCGGCGCGTTGATCAGCATGGCGGCGCATCTGGAAGGCAAGAGCGCGTCGGTGCTCGACTTCATGGGCTTCGCGCAAAAGGGCGGCTCGGTGCTGTCGTTCGTGCGCTTCGCCGCGCGCGACGAGTGGCTCAATCAGGTCCGCATCGACACGCAACAAGCCGACGTGCTGCTCGCCTGCGATATGGTGGTCGGCGCGAGTGCCGACGCGCTGCAAACGGTGCGTCATGGCCGCACGCGCATCGTCGTGAACACGCACGCGATTCCGAACGCAACGTTCGTATCCAATCCGGACGCGACGCTGCACGCCGACGCATTGATCGACAAGATGCGTCACGCGGCAGGCCCGGAGCGCATGTCGACGTGCGACGCCCAGGCACTCGCCACGCGGTTTCTCGGCGACACCATCGGCGCGAACATTCTGATGCTCGGTTATGCCTGGCAACTCGGTCTCGTGCCCGTCTCGTTCGGCGCGATGATGCGCGCGATCGAATTGAACAACGTCGCGGTGCAGATGAATCAGCTGGCGTTTTCGATCGGCCGCCTCGCCGCCGAAGATCCGGCCGCACTCGAAGCGTTGTGGCAAGCGCGGCATCTGGCGAAGCAAAGCGTGCGCGTCGATACGCTCGACGAACTGATCGCCTATCGCGAAGGACGTCTGCAGACCTACGGGGGCGCGAGCTATGTGAAGCGTTATCGCGCGCTGGTCGATGCGGCACGCCGCGCGGAAACCGCGGTGGACGCGAAGAGCGAGCGCGTAACGCGCGCAGTGGCGACCACGTTCTATCGGTTGCTCGCGGTGAAGGACGAATACGAAGTCGCGCGTCTGCATACGGATGCCGCATTCCGCGAAGCACTGGAAGCGCAATTCGAAGGCGTGGCCGGCAAGGACTTCGGCATCAAGTTCAATCTCGCGCCGCCGACGCTCACGCGTCCACAACCCGGCAAAAATCCGACCAAGAAAACCTTCGGTCAATGGATGTGGCCGGTGCTCGGCACGCTGGCGAAATTCAGCAGTCTGCGCGGCACGATGCTCGACCCGTTCGGCCGCACGCTCGAACGCAAGATGGAACGCGAACTCGCAGGCGATTACGAAACCACGTTGCAACGTGCGCTCGCGAAGCTCGATGCCGGCAATCTGGAAGACGTGGCGAAGCTCGCCGACCTGCACGCTCGTGTGCGCGGTTATGGTCACGTGAAACTCGCGAATCTGGCGGGCGTGAAGCGTGGTGAGCGCGACCTGGCAGCACGTTTGCAGATCGAAGCGGCGACGGGTGAGTCGGTGCGCAAATCGCTGGAAGAGGTGAAGGGCGCGGGACAGTTGCGCGGGATTCCGGTGGTCGTGGCGAAGTAG
- a CDS encoding EAL domain-containing protein gives MTIAQQERTASAPHGFDVEMTSGLERFTVQHGELTLSSVFQPIFSLSHMRAVGYEGLLRAHDGLDRPVSPLDVFGEAARLGDVLQVDRLAQTLHLENFKVLGAEREWLFLNVHPGALTDPYLAAALLATLKRLDLPPRRIVLEVLEHRAEDLERLADAVRQFRERGFLIALDDFGAGHSNVERIWQLNPDIVKLDRIMLSHAAHRADMATILPGLVALLHEAGKLVLVEGVETEHEAQMALACNADFVQGFFFGRPNPGAADALHATTCISELTERYRDQADARERRNASRLAPYLRAFERTAERLAAGEPLEEVCWNFLALDHAARCFLLDAKGKQAGRNVVLRADRAAHETRFLPLADAQGANWLRRPYFRDAINAPERVHVTRPYLSINEALPCVTLSVATRVGEQTCVLCGDIDWVDEERY, from the coding sequence ATGACGATTGCGCAACAGGAAAGGACGGCCAGCGCGCCACATGGCTTCGATGTCGAGATGACGTCGGGGCTCGAACGTTTCACGGTGCAGCATGGCGAACTCACGCTAAGCAGCGTGTTTCAACCGATTTTCAGCCTGTCGCATATGCGGGCGGTAGGTTATGAAGGGCTGCTGCGCGCGCACGACGGGCTCGACCGGCCAGTATCGCCGCTCGACGTATTCGGTGAGGCCGCGCGCCTCGGTGACGTGCTGCAGGTCGACCGGCTGGCCCAGACACTGCACCTGGAGAATTTCAAGGTGCTCGGCGCGGAGCGCGAATGGCTGTTCCTGAACGTGCATCCCGGCGCGCTCACCGATCCGTATCTCGCCGCCGCCTTGCTGGCCACACTGAAGCGGCTCGATCTGCCGCCGCGGCGCATCGTGCTCGAAGTGCTCGAGCATCGCGCCGAAGACCTGGAACGTCTCGCCGATGCCGTGCGCCAGTTCCGCGAACGCGGCTTCCTGATCGCACTCGACGATTTCGGCGCGGGGCACTCGAACGTCGAACGGATCTGGCAATTGAATCCCGACATCGTCAAGCTCGACCGCATCATGCTGTCGCACGCCGCCCATCGCGCCGACATGGCGACGATTCTGCCGGGCCTCGTGGCGCTGCTGCATGAAGCGGGCAAGCTGGTGCTGGTCGAAGGCGTGGAAACCGAGCACGAGGCGCAGATGGCGCTCGCCTGCAACGCGGACTTCGTGCAGGGCTTTTTCTTCGGCCGTCCGAACCCGGGCGCGGCCGACGCGCTGCACGCGACCACATGCATCAGCGAGCTTACCGAGCGCTATCGCGATCAGGCCGACGCGCGCGAGCGCCGCAATGCAAGCCGCCTCGCGCCGTACCTGCGCGCTTTCGAGCGGACGGCGGAACGGCTCGCGGCCGGCGAACCGCTGGAGGAAGTGTGCTGGAATTTTCTCGCGCTCGACCATGCCGCGCGCTGTTTCCTGCTCGACGCGAAGGGCAAGCAGGCAGGCCGCAACGTCGTGCTGCGCGCCGATCGCGCGGCGCATGAAACGCGCTTTCTGCCGCTCGCCGATGCGCAAGGCGCGAACTGGCTGCGTCGTCCGTATTTCCGCGATGCGATCAATGCGCCGGAGCGCGTGCATGTGACGCGCCCGTATCTGTCGATCAACGAGGCGTTGCCGTGCGTGACGCTTTCGGTGGCGACGCGCGTCGGCGAGCAGACCTGCGTGCTGTGCGGCGATATCGACTGGGTGGACGAAGAGCGTTATTGA
- a CDS encoding Na+/H+ antiporter, with protein MDIVFTVLILLLAVAASGVVIRILPIALPLPLVQIVIGALLAWPRLGLHVTFDPDIFMMLFIPPLLFADGWRIPKREFFMARRAILMLALGLVFMTVLAVGYFVHALVPSISLPVAFALAAVLSPTDAVALSGIAGKGKIPGRLMHILEGEALMNDASGLVALKFAIAAALTGVFSLRDASISFVIIAVGGLATGAAVSWLFGFVSAHFLNLTEEGDPAPGVVMTLLIPFAAYLVAEHFELSGILAAVAAGMMMNYAPIVTAGPASSRVRASSTWTMIEFVFNGMVFILLGLQFPHILGRALLDAHETSDAQVWRLIGYIAAVATALYAMRFVWVWLLRWFASRSATKQGVANAVPGLRTVAVTTVAGVRGAVTLAGVLSLPEVLPSGVPLPGRDLAIFIASGVILLSLLVAVVALPLLLSGWRRGKDPHAAEEALARTMAAQAAIRAIDDLHDTECANLEESASAYAADVTARVMDLYRRRLATLDEEQEPRELARRADALEFRMKLAAMRAERKTLLALRSTQAINDETLNKLMREVDLSETALTARRK; from the coding sequence ATGGACATTGTCTTTACCGTATTGATTCTTTTGCTGGCCGTCGCCGCGTCGGGCGTCGTCATCCGCATCCTGCCGATCGCCTTGCCGCTGCCGCTCGTGCAGATCGTGATCGGCGCGTTGCTCGCGTGGCCGAGGCTCGGGCTGCACGTCACCTTCGATCCGGACATTTTCATGATGCTGTTCATTCCGCCGCTGCTGTTCGCGGACGGCTGGCGCATTCCCAAACGCGAGTTCTTCATGGCGCGCCGGGCGATCCTGATGCTCGCGCTCGGCCTCGTCTTCATGACCGTGCTCGCGGTCGGCTACTTCGTGCATGCGCTGGTGCCGTCGATCTCGCTGCCGGTTGCGTTCGCGCTGGCCGCAGTGTTGTCGCCGACGGATGCGGTGGCGCTGTCCGGCATCGCCGGCAAGGGCAAGATTCCGGGGCGGCTCATGCATATCCTCGAAGGCGAGGCGTTGATGAACGACGCGTCGGGGCTGGTTGCATTGAAGTTCGCGATTGCCGCGGCGCTGACCGGTGTGTTTTCACTGCGCGACGCGTCGATCAGTTTCGTGATCATCGCGGTGGGCGGCCTCGCGACGGGCGCGGCGGTGAGCTGGCTGTTCGGCTTTGTGTCGGCGCATTTTCTGAACCTCACCGAAGAAGGCGACCCGGCGCCTGGCGTCGTGATGACTCTGCTGATTCCATTCGCCGCTTATCTGGTCGCCGAGCACTTCGAGTTGTCGGGCATTCTGGCCGCGGTCGCCGCCGGCATGATGATGAATTACGCGCCCATAGTGACTGCGGGGCCAGCGTCATCGCGAGTGCGCGCCAGCAGTACGTGGACGATGATCGAGTTCGTCTTCAACGGTATGGTGTTCATTCTGCTGGGGTTGCAGTTTCCGCACATTCTCGGCCGGGCATTGCTCGACGCGCACGAGACCAGTGATGCGCAGGTCTGGCGGCTGATCGGCTACATCGCCGCAGTAGCGACGGCCCTCTATGCGATGCGCTTCGTGTGGGTGTGGCTGCTGCGCTGGTTCGCGAGCCGCAGCGCCACGAAGCAAGGCGTGGCGAATGCGGTGCCGGGCTTGCGCACGGTCGCGGTGACGACGGTGGCCGGCGTGCGCGGTGCCGTGACGCTCGCAGGCGTGCTTTCGTTGCCGGAGGTGTTGCCCAGCGGCGTCCCGTTGCCGGGCCGCGATCTGGCGATTTTCATCGCATCCGGCGTGATTCTGCTTTCGCTGCTGGTGGCGGTGGTGGCGCTGCCGCTGCTACTGAGCGGCTGGCGCCGTGGCAAGGATCCGCATGCCGCCGAAGAGGCGCTCGCTCGGACGATGGCCGCGCAAGCCGCGATTCGCGCTATCGACGACTTGCACGACACCGAGTGCGCGAATCTGGAAGAGTCAGCCTCAGCATATGCGGCGGATGTCACCGCGCGGGTGATGGATCTCTATCGACGCCGCCTCGCCACGCTCGATGAAGAACAGGAGCCGCGTGAGTTGGCGCGCCGCGCCGATGCGCTGGAGTTCAGGATGAAGCTCGCGGCCATGAGAGCCGAGCGCAAGACGCTGCTGGCGCTGCGCAGCACTCAGGCGATCAACGACGAGACGTTGAACAAGCTGATGCGCGAAGTGGATTTGTCGGAGACTGCGCTGACGGCGCGAAGGAAATAA
- a CDS encoding solute carrier family 23 protein, translated as MADSYFPRWRAQSTAAEGRVVGTDERLAWPQMFAMGVQHVVAMFGSTVLAPLLMGFDPNLCIFMSGIGTLLFFVLVGGRVPSYLGSSFAFIGLVIAVTGYGGHGPNLNIPVALGGIIACGVVYALVGLIVSAVGTKWIETLMPPVVTGAIVCVIGLNLAPIAVHGVSGSNFDSWMALVTVLCVGAVAVFARGMLQRLLILVGLLMAYVIYAIVTNGLGMGKPIDFAVVANAAWFGMPHFTAPVFNMQAMTLLAPIAVILVAENLGHIKAVSAMTGQNLDRYVGRAFLGDGLATIVSGFAGGTGVTTYAENIGVMAVTKIYSTLVFVIAALIALVLGFSPKFGAVIQTIPGPVLGGVSIVVFGLIAVTGARIWVVNKVDFSDNRNLIVAAVTLVLGAGDFSLKLGGFGLGGIGTATFGAIILYALLRRKPAQGPVA; from the coding sequence ATGGCCGATTCCTACTTCCCACGCTGGCGTGCCCAGTCCACGGCTGCCGAAGGCCGCGTCGTCGGCACCGACGAGCGGCTCGCGTGGCCGCAGATGTTCGCGATGGGCGTGCAACACGTCGTCGCGATGTTCGGCTCGACGGTGCTCGCGCCGTTGCTGATGGGCTTCGATCCGAACCTGTGCATCTTCATGTCGGGCATCGGCACGCTGTTGTTCTTCGTGCTGGTGGGCGGCCGCGTGCCGAGCTATCTCGGCTCCAGCTTCGCGTTCATCGGTCTCGTGATCGCGGTGACGGGTTACGGCGGCCACGGTCCGAACCTGAACATTCCGGTGGCGCTGGGCGGGATCATCGCGTGCGGCGTGGTGTACGCCCTCGTCGGGCTGATCGTGTCGGCGGTCGGCACCAAATGGATCGAGACGCTGATGCCGCCCGTAGTGACGGGCGCGATCGTCTGCGTGATCGGATTGAATCTGGCGCCGATCGCGGTGCATGGCGTGAGCGGCAGCAACTTCGATTCGTGGATGGCGCTGGTCACCGTGCTATGCGTGGGCGCGGTCGCGGTGTTCGCGCGCGGCATGCTGCAGCGTCTGCTGATTCTGGTCGGCCTGCTGATGGCGTATGTGATTTACGCGATCGTCACGAACGGTCTCGGCATGGGCAAGCCGATCGATTTCGCCGTAGTCGCGAACGCCGCGTGGTTCGGTATGCCGCACTTCACGGCGCCGGTGTTCAACATGCAGGCCATGACCCTGCTCGCGCCGATCGCGGTGATTCTGGTGGCTGAGAACCTCGGGCATATCAAGGCGGTGAGCGCGATGACGGGCCAGAATCTGGACCGCTACGTCGGCCGTGCGTTTCTCGGCGACGGACTCGCGACGATCGTGTCCGGCTTCGCCGGCGGCACCGGTGTCACGACGTATGCCGAGAACATTGGCGTGATGGCCGTCACCAAGATTTATTCGACGCTGGTCTTCGTCATCGCCGCGCTGATCGCGCTGGTGCTGGGTTTTTCACCGAAGTTCGGCGCGGTGATCCAGACCATTCCGGGACCGGTGCTGGGCGGCGTGTCGATCGTCGTGTTCGGGCTGATCGCCGTGACCGGCGCGCGCATCTGGGTCGTCAACAAGGTGGACTTCTCGGACAACCGGAATCTGATCGTGGCCGCGGTCACGCTCGTGCTCGGCGCCGGTGATTTCTCGTTGAAGCTCGGCGGCTTCGGTCTGGGTGGTATCGGCACCGCGACGTTCGGCGCAATCATTCTCTACGCTCTTCTGAGAAGAAAGCCGGCGCAAGGTCCGGTGGCGTGA
- a CDS encoding copper homeostasis protein CutC codes for MSVLLEVIAITVADARLAAQAGADRLELVTAMGEGGLTPSLGLIEAVVAAVEIPVNVIVRPHSRSFVYDADDYAVMLRDVRAVKAAGANGVVIGMLNAAGEIDREGLARAIDAADGLAVTFHRAFDEARDLRRSLDVLLGFEAVTNVLTSGGQPSVLNAETTIRELVRQADGSRCTVLAGAGLTVDAIAGFVSRTQVEAVHFGSGVRVDSNSLAPVDPQKVAKVSALLNP; via the coding sequence ATGTCCGTCCTTCTCGAAGTCATTGCCATAACCGTTGCCGACGCGCGCCTGGCCGCGCAAGCCGGCGCTGACCGTCTCGAACTTGTCACCGCGATGGGCGAGGGCGGCCTGACGCCGAGCCTCGGCCTGATCGAAGCGGTGGTGGCGGCGGTCGAGATTCCCGTGAACGTGATCGTGCGCCCGCATAGCCGTTCGTTCGTGTATGACGCCGACGACTATGCGGTGATGCTGCGCGACGTGCGGGCGGTCAAGGCGGCGGGCGCGAATGGTGTCGTGATCGGAATGCTGAACGCCGCGGGCGAGATCGATCGCGAAGGTCTCGCGCGAGCGATCGATGCGGCGGATGGACTGGCTGTCACCTTCCATCGTGCGTTTGATGAAGCGCGAGATTTGCGCCGGTCATTGGACGTGCTGCTCGGTTTCGAGGCGGTGACGAATGTGTTGACTTCGGGCGGGCAGCCTTCGGTACTAAACGCGGAAACGACGATCCGCGAACTGGTGCGGCAAGCGGACGGTTCCCGCTGTACGGTGCTTGCCGGCGCGGGTTTGACGGTCGATGCCATCGCTGGTTTTGTGAGCAGGACACAAGTTGAAGCGGTGCATTTTGGTTCGGGCGTTCGCGTGGACAGCAACAGTCTCGCGCCGGTCGATCCGCAAAAGGTTGCGAAGGTCAGCGCACTGCTGAACCCATGA